TTTGAAATGGGGATGATGGTTGCTGTTTTCAGACAGTGGGAGACGGTAGCTTGTGACAGGGAAAGATTGGAGATCTGTGTGAAAACCCCGGTCAGCTGGTCTGTGCACACTACAAGTTCCTTGTCATGTACTCCATCGGGGCCGGTAGCTTTCCTGGGGTTTACTGTCCTTATCCTTATGTCTAACTTCATGTTCATGAAGTGTCAGGGTGTCAGAGCTAGAGGCTGGTGGAAGTGGTATGCTGATTAGTGCTGTGTCTGCCTCAAAACAGGCAAAGAAATTATATAATTCCTCTTTCAGTGTGGCATCTGCCCTAGCCACCACTTTGTTATTGCCTTTATAGTTTGTTATGTGTTGGATCCCCTGCCATATTTTCTTTGATTGTTGTTGCAGTGAAATGATCCTTGATTTTCCTCTTGTAGTCTTTCTTTGCATCCCTGATGCCTCTCCTCAGGTCAGCCCTGGCTGCACTGTACTGGGCCCTGTCCCTAGACCTGAAGACAGCATTGCAGTTTGTGAGGAGAATCTCAACTCCACTGGACATCCAGGCAAATTTAGGGAACAAAGTCCTTAAACATGCTTCATTAAAGTCACCGGTAACGATAAAAACTCCATTGGGGTGGTCGCTGTTGATTTACAACAGCGAGCTAGAGGTTAAGCACAttgctaatgttagcatctgGTGGGATGTAAACAGAGGTCACAATGGCTACTGTTTGCTCCCTTGGGAGACACAGGAGACTGCAGGAGTCTCTGTATAATTCATCTATTTTCAGGGTTATGGATCTGGCGTTGGTCAGGAAGACACTCAGTAGGTTTGTGGGATGTTTAGGTAGCCTAGCATGTTTGCTAAACCAGCATCTGTGTTTCTACTTACATTCCTGTTGCCATCTTCATCTTGGTGGCCATCTTGGTGGCCAGGCTGACCATCCAAGGAGACCCCGGCAACCTCATTATGTCCTCTGGGATGTTGTGGTACTGTTGGAAGTCGCTCATAGTGTGGAACTAAAACCTCATACTGAGTTCAGTGAGGTCTGTAAACAATTCTACCCTGGCATATAATGCATAACATAAGCAAAAACTCTAAAAACCCGAATAAAAGAAGGCACTGAGCTGGAGAGCAAAAAGCTGCTGCACCCATGCATGCTGTCATCTAGCTTCAACACAggtacagacaaacaaacaatcaaacagacAACAAACCCAAAGAAACGCAAACAAATTTGATGAAATAACAGAGACAAACACAAATTCAAACAAACCATGGAAACCaacacaaatttaaacacaaacaaattCAAATAAGCCAtctaaaacaaacaatcaaataaaaacaaataaaactcaaCATAAATAacaatcaaaattttaagaccagttgataaattgcatgaatttacattttgcacagttggatcttaagaaggttctaagtagagtttcaaaatgcaagaagaagaaatgggagtgaggcaaaaaaaaatttgagtaagcaattttttgaaaacaacaactgaaccaaaatagtctgttcatcaactgatctaaagtttaagaccacagcctttaaatgCCAAAATCTGCACTAAAATATGGATTCAGTGTCACTttgtgtcaggtattcacactgtcatgacctcctgatggcaaaggcaaaaaagctttctctcttcgaatgtggtcggattgttgagctgcataagcaaggcctctggcaACGCACCATCACCAGGTTGGacacagtaagacagtcattagGAATTTCTTgaaagatcctgagggttatggaacaaaaagtTAAGtggtagatttaaaaaaaatcaccagtGCTGAGCTGGAGGATCTGATgggctgtccgtcaagacacgggatgatccttgacccaaattaAGACTGTGACTGGTGCCGAATACagcccaataaccatcagacgtcATCCGCAagagaagggctttaagaacaaaaaatatCTTCACAGGCCTTTTCTCCTTCAATGCCACAAACTGCCTGTTTGGACTGTGCAAGAGAGCAcgaaacatgggacactgaaagggtgaagaaagttttattctgtgatgagaaaaaatttaaccttgatggTCCTGATGgctggacgcagtaagacagtcattttgaatccacCGTCTGGAACTGATGACCATTTTTgttaacttcccttgccatccatccccaaattttctcaattggatttagatcaggggagcacacaggatggtccaaaagagtgacgtTATTCCTCTGGAAGAAGTCCTAAGTCAGGTGGGCGTTGTGAACTCCAGCGTTGTCCTGTGGAAaaacccagtcattaccacacagaccaaggccctcagtcatgagggttGCCCCCTGCAACATCTCCACATAGCCAGCCGCTGTTTGATGCCCCAGCACAACCTGAACCTCCATTGTTCCACTGAAgaaaaaagcaccccagatcattaTGGCCCCATTCACTGTGCCATGTagaaaacatctccagtgggatctccttgtcacgTCAGTAATGTTTGAAGCCATCAGGACTGTCAAGGTCatatttttctcatcagagaataaaactttcttccacctttcagtgtcccatgtttggtgcTTTCCTTCAAAGTCCAAACAGGCATATTTGTGTCGTTGAAGGAGACGAGGCCTTTGAGGATGTTTTTTGTTCGTAAAGCCTTTCTCTTGCAgattaatttgggtcgaggatcgTCCCATGTCTTGTCGGACAGTCCATCGGATCCTCCAGCTCAGCGCtggtgatttgtttttttttatctaccaCTTAactttttgttccataaccctcaggatcttttaagaaattccaaatgactgtcttactgcgtccaacctggTGATGGTGCGTtgccagaggccttgcttatgcagctcaacaatccgaccacgttcaaagagagaaagcttttttgcctttgccatcaggaggtcatgacattgtgaatacctgacacaaagtgacattgaatccacatttttgtgcagattttggcatttaaaggctgtggtcttaaacttttgatcagctgatgaacagcctgttttagtttaattgttgttttcaataaattgcttactcaatttttttttttttgtctcactcctatttcttctttttttcattttgaaactctacttagaaccttcttaagatccaacagtgcaaaatataatttcatgcaatttttcaactggtcttaaatttTGATTAGGTGTGTACATACAGCTGCAGTTGTTATGGTTTGAATGTtcacagatttttgtttttattgagtcTGCGTTTTTTTGAGGAACTGGAGAAGAACTCTGGAATTATACTCAATAATAGCAATAGTTTAATAGATTTGTCTTCTGTCAAGATAATTCACTGTATCATCAGTGtgcttgtactcgtacttgtctTCATCTGCTTTATCCGGGTCTGGGtcgcgggggcagcagcctcggcaaagaagcccagacagccctctccccaatTACTTCCatcagctcttccggggggaatCCCGagacgttcccaggccagccgagagacataatCCCTCCATCATGTCCTGGTTCGGCCCCGAGGTCCCCTCCCGGATGGACATGCGTTTTCGGGCATGTCACTGTGGAATGATGGAAATGAAaatgcagtaaataaataaacaatggtTATAAATGAGGGTTAGAGCAGAGATCAGATTTATGTGTTTtactttcagttcagttttggttttagtttagatGGAGTTAGACTTTAGATTTCGGTTTTAGTTTGGGTGAGACCAGTTTtagttgaattaaaaaaactttTTTCCTATTGtgtttcattaattttgttttctttttttcatgataattttcatttacatttaaaatttttgtttgacATTTTATATCAAATTTCTCCTTTTAATTTTTGtttactgtaaaaagaaaaacaaccagcCTCTTGTAGCACCTGTTTGTGTATTGTTTACATGTTGttgttccaggctcttggccccGCCCTCCTGTCCTGCGTCGAGCCAGCTGATAGGATATCCTTCATTGAACCCAATTTCCCACAGCATTACCCAACATTCCAGAGCTCGGAGCCTTACTACAACAATCCACTGGCAGATGCATCACCCACGCTACAGAAACCACCTAATCCCAGACTGTACATGGGCCGACCCAGCTATGACTTCCAAGGATACCTGACCTCGCCCTCATatcctgtgacctctgacctgtgtgaCCCCAGGTAACACTAGAACACTGGCCACCATAACTGGATTTTTTCACAGTTACAGGGTTTAACATCATTACTGGGTTTGTTTAATGTTTATGACACTGGGATCCAACATGTCATTCGCCAGGGTTCATAGTGCTATTTTAGACGATTAGACATTATCACTTGTATAAAGTaacatgtaaaagatgcaacaatatgaaacacaaaaacactgtaCAGAACAGGTCGGCGCAGAGGAAAATGTTTAATGATTCCGTTAGATGGTTTTCATCAGGCCAGAGTTTTAATGTCTTATTAAACTCTTCCTacatttgggttttgtttttcttttacaatAAGATAAACAGAGAAATTAAACTTGTTACTTGTTGGTTTCAGCGTCTGGTATTGAACCCAGACCCATGACCCACCCAGTGGATCACCAGTCATGGTCAACATCATCACCACTGACTTCCAGCATCGTATAAAATCTAGAGGTGGATTCGACTGCGAGGCGATGATCAAAACTAAACGTTGTCCCCTGTGACATAAAATTACTCATCTGGTCCTGAAAGACTCTGtaacagaggcgatttctcatcgACTGCAAGGGAacctcggcttcccctaaaattacgaaaattaaatggtcaatatgtacggttgtgttgacaattcattgactacaaatgtgttagaacacgttcatctcacagacgagttcgttcagaaccagctttatcacaaatcaacggactcgatgttgttcacttctcatacattcccgtagcgctgtttgttcattccatctctgctcagtgcatttgcccgtagacgttcagcgtccatgcacttcaatgggactgagtggaacagtttttttcattgcctcaaaactggacggtaattggataaaggccatgatgttgtcccgcccccggacgctcggcgtctctgggggtgaatggagctgtgggtggagctcggccgggctggacgccaggcttccacgtgctgattggaggatcagttgaaggctgaatcccatttgattgacagctgttttcagatctactccttcactgacacagttcagtttaatactgtcgcacattctgctgtgaaatcgagagagagaccacaacgaaattacttgttcatttcttgcactgtaaataaaacacactcattgtacttcgttgtttcaatttaatataatttcagtgttttcttgttcagctggtacgataaggtcattggccattttcttcaaaaggaacggagggccgaatttatgtttaaataacttgtcttttttttatgtaaaccgACAATGAACTTCccccctctgaaagacgagcagccgccactgctctgTAACCTACTCAAAACCATGTGGCAACATAACAACAACCATCCATTCacataataaaagaaaataaacaattttGATTGGCTCCAAGGCTTACAGGCACCCCATGGTGATTCTGTAATcctccaatgagagcacagccacAGGTCACTTGTCCTTCAAAGGTTTTAGTCGCATTTAGACATTTATTTTTTCCGACAACACAACCAGAAAGTGAATATTTACAGAGAAAAGAACTAAATACAGATAAAAGCAATGACGATAAATGTTGATGAGAATCAAAGGAAGAGGATTATATCAGAACCATTTAAGCATATGTAATCTCAGAGACAGCACCACCTATGGACCAGAATCTCTAGATGAAAATGATGTCACAACATGTAATAAAATTTAAGTAAATTTAACAAAACCATTGCAAAAGACTCAAGCCAATAAAAATGACCAACCCATAACAGATAAAAATACTGTAGAAGATATGGACAGTGGTTAGTCGATGATGTAGACcagaggtgtccaatcctggtcctcaagggccggtttcctgcatgttttagatatttccttcttccagcacacatgatggtcgttatcaggcttctgcagagcttgaagataggcttatcatttgaatcaggtgtgttggagagggaaacatctaaaacatgcaggataccggccctcgaggaccaggattggacacccctgatgtagaccacTGACAGTACCTGATCCAGATCCTGATGTCTCCACAGGGTGGCCCCGGTCCTTggctcctccacctccacctcttcATCATCCGCTCCTCTCTCCTCGTCCTCGTCTTCCTTTGATCCACAGACAAAGCCTCCTCCCGGCTGGAAGGAGCTGCTGAAGAGCTCCCCCTACACAGAAAACCAGCACTATTACAGTCCAGAGTACCCCTGTCGTTACCCGGGCAATGCCCCAGGATCACCCACCGCCCTGCAAACCATCATCACCACAACAACCAAAGTGAGTAGAGAGGGGCCAGGAGTAGACCAACACACGTAGACTACCTGGTCCACAGAGTAACCAGGTCCACAGAGTACCCTTGTCCATAGAGTACCCATGTCCACAGAGTAACCAGGTCCACAAACTACCCAAGTTTACAGAGTACCCAGGTCAACAGAGTTCCCTGGTCCACAGAGCACACAGGTTCACACAGTAACCAGGTCCACAGAGTACCCAAGTCCACATATTAATCAGGTCCACAAACTACCCAAGTTCACAGAGTACCCAGGTCCACAGACTAACCAGGTCTGCACAGTACCCAGGTCCACAGACTAATTGGGTCCACAGAGTACCCAAGTCTACAGACTAACCAGGTCCACAGATAAACCTGGACCACAGAGTAACCAACTCCACAGAGTACCCAGACCCAGAGAGTTGCCAAATTCATAGAGTACCCAGGTTCTGAGAGTACCCTGGTCCACGGAGTGACCTGGACCACATAGTACCCAGGTCCACAGGGGACTCTGGTCCACATAGTACCCAGGTCCACAAAGTAACCAGGTCCACAGATTACCCATGTTCACAGAGTACCAAGGTCTACAGAGTACCCTGGTCCACAGAGTAACCTGGACCACAGAGTAACCTGATCCACAGAATACCCAGGTCCAGACAGTACCCAAATTCATAGATTACCCAGGTTCACAGAGTACCCTGGTCCACAGAGTAACCTGGACCACAGAGTACCCAGGTCCACAGGGTAACCTGGACCACAAAGTACCTAGGTCCACGGAGTACCCAGGCCCAGAGAGTATCCCAGTCCATAGAGTGCCCAGAGAGAAACCTCACCTTGGCTGTGATGTGAACCAAACAGCTAGTCAAAAGAGCTGGTCTGGACTGGTTTGATCAGTCTGGATTGAACTGGTTCAGTCCAGTTacaggaacttacagaaaataaaTGATGTAACATTGAAACAACaatgtaacaacaacaataatgaccTTGAGTTCAGTACCTTATGTTCAAGAATCTTTGTCTCTGTCTCCCAGTGACTGTTTTGGTTGATAAAATGTGATTAATTCTTAAAATGCATCGTACTGACCCATTCCTCTTTACTGTTATGGATACCGATGCTGTTGGGTCTTGTTTTAATGACTCTGATGAACCTTTAGAAACCTGTTATATCTGCTGACTCTCATCATTTTGCAGATTACAGGTGCACTTGGAGTTTGACCCACGTCCTCGAACACCATTCAAACTAACCTCTGTTCTCCACCTCTACTGCACATGTGCAACTCacaatataaaagaaaacaaagcaaCATGGTTCACTGTGTCCATCATTAGATGAACAAAACAAACGACACATTCTTTAGTGTCCAGTGGGTGGATGTGTAGGTTAACTTGGTTGGATGATCCTTATTCTGTCCCTCTGCTCTGTGGGTAGAGGAAGTGTAAACCTGTTGAGTGGTGCACTGAACAGTGCtgatcctccacctcctcttcctcaggtATCTTATCAGCCCTGTCCAAAGCCCCCGGCGGCACTGTCCTCCTACCAGACGTGTCCCAAACCTCCTACTGGTCTCCCCGCCTACCAGTCCTGTCCTCCACCCAAACCCATGGGCCTTCCTGGCTGCTCCTCGCTGCTGGATGACTCTTCAGCGTCGTCATACTCCACGGAGGTCAAGGTGACAGAGGAGTCGGGTGGAGTCATCAAGTCTCTGTCATTTCAGCCTGAACCTCTGCAGACCAAGACAGAGCGGAATGACAGCTATGACTACCGCTACGCCTACCCCAACACCTACCGCTACAGTGACTACTGATACACATTCAGCGAACACACACATCCAGCCAACACCTACCACTACGACGACTACTGATGCACATCCAGCCAACACCTACTTCTATGACTACCAACCCAGCTGTTACAATGACCACTGCCAAAACAGATGCAGCCACAAACCAAACAACATGAACTGAAgtcttaatttgttttttgagccATGAATCaactaaaatatttaaaatgattGCTGTTTTTTTATAAACCTGAGGGATTTGGTGATATCTTTTGGACCAGTTGTATTGTTTGTACAGTCTAATGTGTtacactgacctctgacctctgatctGGTCTGTGAACTGAAGAGATCAAATATTAAATGTTGCTGAAATGGAAgtgttatgt
This genomic window from Sphaeramia orbicularis chromosome 20, fSphaOr1.1, whole genome shotgun sequence contains:
- the gcm2 gene encoding chorion-specific transcription factor GCMb gives rise to the protein MSRSEEDSDCVCSVGMKFTWDINDPKLPQDTKQFDPFQEWTDGYVRYIYSAEDKNAQRHLSGWAMRNTNNHNCQILKKSCLGVVVCSRGCTLPDGSRLQLRPAICDKARQKQQKKLCPSCNAALELLPCRGHSGYPVTNFWRVDGKAMFFQAKGVHDHPRPESKSETEARRSSVKRRVSSPPFTHKRRLLETQALGPALLSCVEPADRISFIEPNFPQHYPTFQSSEPYYNNPLADASPTLQKPPNPRLYMGRPSYDFQGYLTSPSYPVTSDLCDPRVAPVLGSSTSTSSSSAPLSSSSSSFDPQTKPPPGWKELLKSSPYTENQHYYSPEYPCRYPGNAPGSPTALQTIITTTTKVSYQPCPKPPAALSSYQTCPKPPTGLPAYQSCPPPKPMGLPGCSSLLDDSSASSYSTEVKVTEESGGVIKSLSFQPEPLQTKTERNDSYDYRYAYPNTYRYSDY